One genomic window of Tenacibaculum tangerinum includes the following:
- the purL gene encoding phosphoribosylformylglycinamidine synthase, with translation MIHFFGNVNSKVFAVQTTEELTSETISKLTWLFGNQPKINAASLDAFFVGPRAAMITPWSTNAVEITQNMGISGIIRIEEFEAVADDFSDFDPMISQKFNGLNQETFTINIQPEPILEIEDIAAYNEQEGLALSEEEITYLEEVATKIGRKLTDSEVFGFSQVNSEHCRHKIFNGTFVIDGEEMPTSLFKLIKKTSEENPNDIISAYKDNVAFIQGPNVEQFAPKSAEKPDFYETKDFESVISLKAETHNFPTTVEPFNGAATGSGGEIRDRLAGGKGSLPLAGTAVYMTSYSRLEENRPWEKGMDERQWLYQTPIDILIKASNGASDFGNKFGQPLICGSVLTFEHDEQSDSTLEGAQPRKLGFDKVIMQAGGVGYGKKEQALKDTPKEGDKVVILGGENYRIGMGGAAVSSADTGAFSSGIELNAVQRSNPEMQKRAANAVRGMVESDENYIVSIHDHGAGGHLNCLSELVEDTGGVINLDSLPVGDPTLSDKEIIGNESQERMGLVIAEKHIDFLRQIAERERSPMYTVGDVTGNHRFTFESKTHCNKPMDLALEDMFGSSPKTIMTDKTVYRNYAAIDYSKENFTSYLEQVLQLEAVACKDWLTNKVDRCVGGKVAKQQCVGALQLPLNNVGVMALDYKGKEGIATTIGHAPIAGLIHPEAGSKNSIAEALTNIVWAPLKEGLQSVSLSANWMWPCRNEGEDARLYKAVKAVSEFAIDLGINVPTGKDSLSMKQKYPNEEVISPGTVVISAAANCNDITKVVEPVLQPNKGSIYYINLSQDEFKLGGSSFAQIVNKIGSATPTITNTKFFKSAFNVVQNLIKKGKIVAGHDVASGGFITTLLELCFADVNVGANIDLSSLNETDSIKLLFAENSGIVFQATDNSVEQILTENNIEFFKIGTVTESDRLNIKNGSDVFALSIAELRDTWYKTSYLLDQKQTANGLAKDRFDNYKNQPLHYTFPTHFTGKLKDVIASKTKQSVRPKAAIIREKGSNSEREMANAMYLAGFDVKDVHMTDLISGRETLEDTQFIGAVGGFSNSDVLGSAKGWAGAFLYNEKANTALQNFFKREDTLSVGICNGCQLFMELELINPEHTKHGKMLHNDSKKHESSFTSVKIQENNSVMLSSLAGTELGVWISHGEGKFHLPETEENYNIVAKYGYEGYPNNPNGSDYNTAMLCDSTGRHLVTMPHIERSTFQWNWANYPQDREDEVSPWLEAFVNARKWIEHKK, from the coding sequence ATGATTCATTTCTTTGGAAACGTAAACAGTAAGGTCTTTGCTGTTCAAACAACAGAAGAATTAACATCTGAAACAATTTCGAAATTAACTTGGTTATTTGGCAACCAACCGAAAATAAATGCGGCGTCTCTCGACGCCTTTTTTGTTGGACCAAGGGCAGCAATGATTACTCCTTGGAGTACCAATGCAGTTGAAATTACTCAAAATATGGGGATTTCTGGAATTATAAGAATCGAAGAGTTTGAAGCAGTTGCTGATGATTTTTCTGATTTCGACCCAATGATTTCTCAAAAATTTAACGGATTAAACCAAGAGACTTTTACAATCAATATTCAGCCAGAACCTATTTTAGAAATTGAGGATATTGCTGCATATAACGAGCAAGAAGGATTGGCGTTAAGTGAAGAAGAAATTACCTATTTAGAAGAAGTTGCCACAAAAATTGGTAGAAAACTAACCGATTCTGAAGTATTTGGATTCTCACAAGTAAACTCAGAACACTGTCGCCATAAAATTTTTAACGGAACTTTTGTAATTGATGGTGAAGAAATGCCTACTTCACTTTTCAAATTAATTAAAAAAACTTCCGAAGAAAATCCAAACGACATTATTTCTGCTTATAAAGACAATGTTGCTTTTATTCAAGGACCTAACGTAGAGCAGTTTGCTCCGAAAAGTGCTGAAAAACCCGATTTTTACGAAACGAAAGATTTTGAATCTGTTATCTCTTTAAAAGCAGAAACGCACAACTTCCCTACCACTGTTGAACCGTTCAACGGTGCTGCCACTGGTTCTGGAGGTGAAATTCGTGATAGATTAGCTGGCGGAAAGGGATCGCTACCATTAGCGGGTACGGCGGTGTATATGACCTCGTATTCTCGTTTAGAAGAGAATCGACCTTGGGAAAAAGGAATGGACGAGCGCCAATGGTTGTACCAAACTCCCATAGATATTTTAATCAAGGCTTCCAATGGAGCTTCTGATTTTGGAAATAAATTCGGACAGCCCTTAATCTGCGGTTCTGTATTAACTTTTGAACATGACGAGCAAAGCGATAGCACACTAGAAGGGGCTCAACCTAGAAAACTTGGTTTCGACAAGGTTATCATGCAAGCTGGGGGTGTTGGATATGGAAAAAAAGAACAAGCGTTAAAAGATACTCCGAAAGAAGGAGATAAAGTGGTCATCTTAGGTGGTGAGAACTACCGCATTGGTATGGGAGGAGCTGCGGTTTCTTCTGCCGACACTGGAGCGTTTTCTTCAGGAATTGAGTTAAACGCTGTGCAGCGTTCCAATCCTGAAATGCAAAAACGTGCTGCCAATGCCGTTCGTGGTATGGTAGAAAGCGACGAAAATTATATTGTTTCCATTCACGACCATGGAGCTGGTGGACACCTTAACTGTTTGTCAGAACTGGTGGAAGACACGGGAGGAGTTATTAATTTAGATTCGTTACCCGTAGGTGACCCTACCCTATCAGATAAAGAAATTATTGGTAACGAGTCACAAGAAAGAATGGGATTGGTAATTGCAGAAAAGCATATCGATTTCCTTCGTCAAATTGCTGAACGTGAACGTTCACCTATGTATACAGTAGGTGATGTTACTGGAAATCATCGTTTTACTTTTGAATCTAAAACTCATTGTAACAAACCAATGGATTTGGCTTTAGAAGATATGTTTGGAAGCTCTCCAAAAACAATTATGACGGATAAAACAGTCTATAGAAACTATGCCGCCATTGACTATTCAAAAGAAAACTTTACGAGTTATTTAGAACAAGTACTGCAACTAGAAGCTGTAGCTTGTAAAGATTGGTTAACCAATAAAGTAGACCGTTGCGTGGGTGGAAAAGTAGCCAAACAACAATGTGTTGGTGCCTTACAACTTCCTCTAAACAATGTTGGTGTCATGGCGTTGGACTATAAGGGTAAAGAAGGAATTGCAACTACGATTGGGCACGCTCCTATTGCTGGTTTAATCCACCCAGAGGCTGGAAGTAAGAATTCTATTGCAGAAGCATTAACAAATATCGTTTGGGCACCTTTAAAAGAGGGGTTACAATCGGTTTCATTGTCCGCAAACTGGATGTGGCCTTGTAGAAATGAAGGCGAAGACGCGCGCTTGTATAAAGCGGTAAAAGCTGTTTCTGAATTTGCTATTGATTTAGGAATCAATGTTCCCACAGGAAAAGATTCGTTATCAATGAAACAGAAGTACCCAAATGAAGAAGTTATTTCTCCAGGAACTGTAGTGATTTCTGCAGCTGCAAATTGCAACGATATTACCAAAGTGGTAGAACCTGTTTTACAACCTAACAAAGGAAGTATCTACTATATTAATTTGTCGCAAGATGAATTCAAATTAGGAGGAAGTTCGTTTGCACAAATTGTAAACAAAATAGGGAGCGCTACTCCTACTATTACCAATACCAAATTCTTTAAATCTGCATTTAATGTAGTTCAGAATTTAATCAAAAAAGGAAAAATAGTTGCGGGTCACGATGTGGCATCTGGAGGATTCATCACAACTTTACTAGAATTGTGTTTTGCAGATGTTAATGTAGGTGCTAACATAGACTTGTCTTCTTTAAATGAAACAGATAGCATTAAATTGCTATTTGCTGAAAACTCAGGAATTGTTTTCCAAGCGACAGACAATTCAGTTGAGCAAATTTTAACTGAAAACAATATTGAATTCTTTAAAATAGGTACTGTAACAGAATCTGATCGATTGAATATTAAAAACGGATCTGATGTTTTTGCCTTGTCAATTGCTGAATTAAGAGATACTTGGTATAAAACATCCTATTTATTAGATCAAAAGCAAACAGCGAATGGTTTAGCCAAAGATCGTTTTGATAATTATAAAAATCAGCCGTTACACTATACCTTCCCAACGCATTTTACAGGAAAGTTAAAAGACGTCATTGCGAGTAAAACGAAGCAATCTGTTCGTCCAAAAGCCGCTATCATTCGAGAAAAAGGTTCAAACTCTGAACGTGAAATGGCAAACGCAATGTATTTAGCCGGTTTTGATGTAAAAGATGTTCACATGACCGATTTAATTTCTGGTCGTGAGACGTTAGAAGATACTCAGTTTATTGGTGCTGTTGGTGGTTTTTCTAATTCTGATGTGTTAGGTTCTGCTAAAGGATGGGCGGGTGCATTTTTATATAACGAAAAAGCAAATACTGCGCTACAGAATTTCTTTAAAAGAGAAGATACGCTCTCTGTAGGTATTTGCAACGGATGTCAGTTATTTATGGAGTTAGAGTTAATCAATCCAGAGCATACCAAACATGGAAAGATGTTACATAACGATTCTAAAAAGCACGAAAGTTCGTTTACTTCTGTAAAAATTCAAGAGAATAACTCCGTAATGTTATCTAGTTTAGCAGGAACTGAGTTAGGTGTTTGGATTTCTCATGGAGAAGGAAAATTTCATTTACCAGAAACTGAAGAAAATTATAACATTGTTGCTAAGTACGGATATGAAGGATATCCTAACAATCCGAACGGTTCTGATTATAACACGGCTATGCTGTGTGATTCAACAGGGCGCCATTTGGTAACCATGCCACATATTGAACGTTCTACTTTCCAATGGAATTGGGCAAATTACCCACAAGACAGAGAAGATGAAGTTTCTCCGTGGTTAGAAGCTTTTGTAAACGCTAGAAAGTGGATAGAACATAAAAAGTAA
- a CDS encoding RagB/SusD family nutrient uptake outer membrane protein — protein MKKYLIFTISTFFIFSCTDLDKELDGLLDKSGLTKQEIVTGQLVNAYSQLRSFQHQEFQYVLQQHPTDEMAGPTRGADWDDGGAWRALHLHQWNSSHPRISGAWDQILGGLFSAIDALNNEPNDEERAMATFYSSFYIFTATDLWGQVPNREIGTSYGDFPTVLKRTEAIDIAISQLEAVYDNLPSGSASNSVNKYVAATLLAKMYLNRAVYKATDEDGTPQTGPFAFDNADMQKVVDYCDTVLSGPFSLQANYFDAFAPNNTDIGTEIIFASENDNKTGGELARFYFMTLHYNNNPGGWNGFVALTDLYDKFDDSDPRIGGDYDGLTDVSGLKTGFLVGQQYDEAGNEIEDRAGQPLAFTKEFSLANSTEEKGMRVIKYMPDYANLNRPANDFVIFRLADVYLMKAEAMTRMGGDASGPLNVLRTARGVESVYTGATLDDILDERARELYWEGWRRQDQIRFSTFLDPVQEKPESTDRTKIIYPIPAKALSTNPNLTQNPGY, from the coding sequence ATGAAAAAATATTTAATTTTTACAATTAGTACATTTTTTATCTTCTCGTGTACTGATTTAGATAAGGAGTTAGATGGACTTTTAGACAAAAGTGGTCTAACTAAACAAGAAATCGTTACAGGACAATTGGTGAATGCTTACAGCCAGTTGCGCTCATTTCAACATCAGGAGTTTCAATATGTATTACAACAGCACCCTACAGATGAAATGGCGGGTCCTACCAGAGGTGCCGATTGGGACGATGGTGGTGCATGGAGAGCACTTCACCTGCATCAGTGGAACTCATCTCATCCAAGGATTTCTGGTGCTTGGGATCAGATTTTAGGTGGCTTGTTTTCAGCAATTGATGCTCTCAACAATGAGCCCAATGATGAAGAAAGAGCCATGGCTACATTCTATTCTAGTTTCTATATATTTACAGCAACAGATTTATGGGGCCAAGTACCAAACAGAGAGATTGGCACAAGCTATGGAGACTTCCCAACGGTTTTAAAGCGCACAGAAGCTATAGATATAGCTATTTCGCAATTAGAAGCTGTTTATGACAATTTACCTAGCGGTTCGGCTAGTAATAGTGTTAATAAATATGTAGCAGCAACGTTATTAGCTAAAATGTATTTAAATCGCGCCGTGTATAAAGCTACTGATGAAGATGGTACGCCACAAACAGGACCATTTGCTTTTGATAATGCAGACATGCAAAAAGTAGTTGATTATTGTGATACTGTTTTATCTGGTCCGTTTTCATTACAAGCCAATTACTTTGATGCTTTTGCACCAAACAACACAGATATAGGTACAGAAATTATTTTTGCCTCTGAAAACGATAACAAAACTGGTGGTGAGCTGGCTAGATTCTATTTCATGACACTGCATTACAATAATAATCCGGGTGGATGGAATGGTTTTGTAGCACTAACTGATTTATATGATAAATTTGATGACAGCGATCCTCGTATTGGAGGAGATTATGATGGTTTAACAGACGTATCAGGTTTGAAAACAGGATTTTTGGTTGGCCAGCAGTATGATGAAGCGGGTAATGAAATCGAAGACAGAGCTGGTCAGCCTTTGGCTTTTACAAAAGAGTTTTCTTTGGCCAACTCAACAGAAGAAAAAGGTATGAGAGTTATCAAGTATATGCCTGATTATGCTAACTTAAATAGGCCAGCCAATGACTTTGTAATTTTTAGATTGGCAGATGTTTATTTAATGAAAGCAGAAGCCATGACAAGAATGGGAGGAGATGCTTCAGGACCGCTAAATGTATTAAGAACAGCCAGAGGTGTTGAAAGCGTTTATACAGGAGCTACTTTAGATGATATTTTAGATGAACGTGCTAGGGAATTGTATTGGGAAGGTTGGAGAAGACAGGATCAAATTCGTTTTAGTACCTTCTTAGATCCTGTTCAGGAAAAGCCTGAATCTACAGATAGAACAAAGATTATATATCCAATTCCTGCAAAAGCATTGAGTACAAACCCTAATTTAACGCAAAATCCAGGATATTAA
- a CDS encoding LacI family DNA-binding transcriptional regulator, with translation MKHITLKDLAKQLGLSTATVSKALKNYPDVSDETKKSVQDLARELNYEPNSFALGLRSKESKIIGVIIPTMIHYFFSSVLDAIFKEAEQRNYMVIVMQSNEEYCNEKKQVDLLLNKGVDGILISLSNKTNDFKHLQKIIDYDIPLVLFDKIAKLVNCSKVFIDDKKAAYEAVSYLISKGYKRIAHFRGDLNPQNSIDRFLGYKKALEDHGITFDPSLVYLCDNNSDFSDGYSSAKQILLDHGDNVDAIFTVNDLMAIGAINYFNEKGIKIPEQIALFGFSNWFMASVITPSLSSIDQNAYQMGKKSIEILFEEILSKKSNKPFTHKKIVIDTELVIRNSC, from the coding sequence ATGAAACATATTACTTTAAAAGATTTAGCAAAACAACTTGGTTTATCTACTGCTACCGTTTCCAAGGCTTTAAAAAATTACCCCGATGTTAGTGATGAAACAAAAAAAAGTGTTCAAGATTTAGCAAGAGAATTGAATTATGAGCCTAATTCATTTGCTTTGGGTCTTCGTAGCAAGGAATCTAAAATCATAGGCGTTATTATTCCAACAATGATTCATTATTTTTTTTCAAGCGTACTTGATGCAATTTTTAAAGAAGCTGAACAAAGAAACTACATGGTTATTGTCATGCAATCGAATGAAGAATATTGTAACGAAAAAAAGCAAGTAGATTTATTATTAAACAAGGGGGTTGATGGTATCTTAATTTCTTTATCTAATAAAACAAATGATTTTAAACACTTGCAAAAAATAATCGATTACGACATTCCTCTTGTTCTGTTCGATAAAATTGCCAAATTAGTAAATTGCTCCAAAGTATTTATAGATGACAAGAAGGCCGCCTACGAAGCCGTTTCTTATTTAATAAGTAAAGGGTACAAACGTATCGCCCACTTTAGAGGTGATCTTAATCCCCAGAATTCCATTGACAGGTTTTTGGGGTATAAAAAAGCACTAGAAGACCACGGCATCACTTTTGACCCTTCCCTAGTTTATTTATGCGATAATAATTCTGATTTTTCAGATGGTTATTCATCTGCTAAACAAATACTTCTTGACCATGGAGACAATGTAGATGCTATATTTACTGTTAATGATTTAATGGCAATTGGTGCGATTAATTATTTTAATGAAAAAGGTATAAAGATACCAGAACAAATAGCCCTATTTGGGTTTAGTAATTGGTTTATGGCTTCTGTTATTACTCCTTCCTTATCATCAATCGATCAAAACGCCTATCAAATGGGGAAAAAATCTATTGAAATTTTGTTTGAAGAAATATTAAGCAAAAAAAGTAACAAACCCTTTACCCATAAAAAAATCGTCATCGACACCGAACTAGTTATACGAAATTCGTGTTAA
- a CDS encoding carboxypeptidase-like regulatory domain-containing protein, which translates to MQKKYLILVLLSISSFITIAQNTDSGKLKGQIIDSESKKPLSAAHILNLNSVIGTITNEKGLFDLVAQANDTVLVSYLGYASIKLKITNDLLKGNEVVISLEEKPEEVKEVVIKSTQLIGVLEVDVKQVPKDRFTRIHINGLPQTYEVGRPQKISSPIAKLLNPVDLVYNLFGNKPKQLKKLKKLKKEDDLRKMLAGKFDREVMMEYLEMDRAELNKLLSDCNYSEYFIKKASDLQLIEAVLNCYESYKAVKKGKIERDRIPDRD; encoded by the coding sequence ATGCAAAAAAAGTACCTCATTTTAGTATTGTTGTCAATATCATCATTTATAACAATAGCACAAAACACAGATAGTGGCAAGCTTAAAGGACAAATAATCGACTCCGAATCTAAAAAACCTTTAAGTGCAGCTCATATACTAAATCTTAATTCTGTTATTGGTACGATAACTAACGAAAAAGGTCTTTTTGACCTTGTAGCACAAGCAAATGATACTGTACTCGTTTCTTATTTAGGCTACGCCTCTATAAAATTAAAAATTACAAACGACCTTTTAAAAGGAAATGAAGTCGTAATTTCACTAGAAGAAAAACCAGAAGAAGTAAAAGAAGTCGTCATTAAATCTACTCAATTAATCGGAGTGCTAGAAGTAGATGTTAAACAAGTACCTAAAGATCGTTTTACAAGAATACATATTAACGGGTTGCCGCAAACATACGAAGTAGGAAGACCTCAAAAAATCTCCTCTCCTATTGCAAAACTCTTAAATCCTGTTGATTTGGTATATAATCTCTTCGGAAATAAGCCCAAACAACTTAAAAAATTAAAAAAGCTTAAAAAAGAAGACGATTTGCGTAAAATGTTAGCGGGTAAATTTGACCGTGAGGTGATGATGGAATACTTAGAAATGGACAGAGCTGAGTTAAACAAACTACTTTCTGATTGTAATTATTCTGAATACTTCATAAAAAAAGCCAGTGATTTACAGTTGATTGAAGCTGTATTAAACTGTTACGAAAGCTATAAAGCCGTGAAAAAAGGAAAAATAGAAAGAGATAGAATACCTGATAGAGATTAA
- a CDS encoding SusC/RagA family TonB-linked outer membrane protein, producing the protein MKSKLLKTFFLPFILLLGNYVYAQTVTGTVSDALEPLPGVNILVKGKTVGTATDFDGKFEIQANKGDILVFSFIGYQTQEVVVSDTTMNVTLLEDTDKLDEVVIVGYGSVKKQDATGAVDVVSTEDFNKGVVTSPEQLLQGRSAGVQVTTSSGEPGAGATIRIRGSSSVRSGNDPLYVIDGVPFNNSSNAPGSNTGTISGSSSAKNPLNFINSNDIESISILKDASATAIYGARAANGVVIITTKSGKRGEGKLNYSITTTSSRVANSYDLLNANQFAAANPSADAGGSVDAFDAISKTALTTEHNLSYSGGSEKGKYRVSLGALNQEGVIKNTGMDKYTLNTNISQKFFEDIVEVSVSLTASQIENEATALSESIGAEGDIMMSALKWNPTQSFYAADGSFVQPSANQRNPLAFLNYFNDNTKTTKLFGNVKANIKLTDDLKYEFTYGFDKTNAYRGIAASSAFNTQETLGRGYANVQNSRFNNILITNTLSFKKDVSENVNIDAVIGHSYEDYQGSGENITFRDFSKEDQQGYLDNIFAAQTIERNDYSSFGYSIDRNQIVNVGFLPVSLQSYFARSIVNISNKYILTATVRADGSSRFGSDNKYGYFPSFAAAWKIHEEGFLPETINELKFRAGWGQTGNQEFSAEAASDIYVIKDTGQPSSLNIGSADLKWESTTQLNFGFDFGLFDSKLSGSLDYFNKKTNDLLFRLPVAQPGPVGSFSWSNFDDEIINSGVEIGLNYKAFDKEDFSLEIGGNISFLKNEINGKEAFARFGTSTGSASGQGLSGDSLQLLYDGQPLYAFYLPVFEGFDSSGNAVYADTNGDGVVNTDFDQPGGDSDRAFVGDPNPDINVGLYIRGNYKNWDFTVNGYGAYGHQIYNNTANALFNANALYTRGENVITSVVDNGEDPGSSLKVSTRFLESGDFFRLSNLSIGYSFDTENLGKVGNYLKGMRLALTGQNLFIITQYSGFDPEVNTNKQVDGVPSFGIEYSGYPRSRSLSLGLNLNF; encoded by the coding sequence ATGAAAAGCAAATTACTTAAAACATTTTTCCTACCGTTTATTCTTTTACTCGGAAATTATGTTTATGCACAAACTGTTACAGGAACAGTTTCTGATGCTTTAGAACCTTTACCAGGAGTTAACATTTTGGTAAAAGGGAAAACTGTTGGAACTGCAACTGATTTTGATGGTAAGTTTGAGATACAAGCTAATAAGGGTGACATTTTGGTGTTCTCTTTTATTGGCTATCAAACTCAAGAAGTTGTTGTGTCAGATACAACAATGAATGTAACTCTTCTAGAAGATACAGATAAACTTGATGAAGTTGTTATTGTTGGGTATGGATCTGTAAAAAAACAAGATGCTACGGGAGCTGTAGATGTTGTAAGTACAGAAGATTTTAATAAAGGTGTTGTTACATCACCAGAGCAATTGTTACAGGGACGATCTGCCGGTGTACAAGTAACGACTTCTAGTGGCGAACCAGGAGCTGGTGCTACCATACGTATTAGGGGTTCGTCTTCCGTAAGGTCAGGAAATGATCCTTTATACGTTATCGATGGGGTACCCTTTAATAATAGTAGCAATGCACCAGGTTCAAATACCGGTACAATTTCTGGATCTTCCAGTGCTAAAAACCCATTAAACTTTATCAACTCCAACGATATTGAGTCTATCTCAATTCTTAAGGATGCCTCGGCAACAGCTATTTACGGGGCAAGAGCGGCAAATGGAGTAGTTATAATTACCACGAAATCTGGTAAAAGAGGTGAAGGAAAACTTAATTATTCGATTACTACTACCTCTTCTCGTGTAGCCAATTCTTACGATCTTTTAAATGCCAATCAGTTTGCAGCAGCGAATCCCAGTGCTGATGCTGGTGGTAGTGTAGATGCTTTTGATGCCATTAGCAAGACCGCATTAACTACAGAGCATAATTTATCTTATTCTGGTGGTTCTGAGAAGGGCAAGTACAGAGTATCTTTAGGTGCGCTGAACCAAGAGGGTGTAATAAAAAACACTGGAATGGACAAATACACCTTAAATACCAACATTTCGCAAAAGTTTTTTGAAGATATAGTAGAGGTTTCTGTCAGCTTAACAGCTTCTCAAATAGAAAATGAAGCCACTGCACTTTCAGAATCTATTGGTGCCGAAGGCGATATAATGATGTCTGCTTTAAAATGGAATCCTACGCAATCTTTTTATGCGGCAGATGGGTCTTTTGTACAACCTTCTGCGAATCAAAGAAATCCATTAGCGTTTTTAAACTATTTTAATGACAATACCAAAACAACCAAGCTTTTTGGAAATGTGAAGGCAAATATCAAACTTACCGACGATTTAAAGTATGAGTTTACTTATGGTTTTGACAAAACCAATGCTTACAGAGGTATTGCAGCCTCAAGTGCTTTTAATACGCAGGAAACGTTAGGTAGAGGTTATGCAAATGTTCAGAACTCAAGATTTAATAACATACTGATAACCAATACATTATCATTCAAAAAAGATGTTTCAGAAAATGTAAACATCGATGCTGTTATCGGGCATAGTTATGAAGATTACCAAGGTAGTGGAGAAAATATTACTTTTAGGGATTTTTCAAAAGAAGATCAACAAGGCTATTTAGATAATATTTTTGCTGCTCAAACTATTGAAAGAAATGACTATTCTTCTTTCGGGTATAGCATAGACAGAAATCAAATTGTTAATGTTGGTTTTCTGCCAGTTTCATTGCAATCTTATTTTGCACGAAGTATCGTTAATATAAGCAATAAATATATTTTAACGGCTACTGTAAGAGCAGATGGGTCAAGTCGATTTGGATCAGATAACAAATATGGGTATTTCCCATCCTTTGCGGCAGCTTGGAAAATTCATGAGGAAGGTTTCTTGCCTGAAACAATTAATGAGTTAAAGTTTAGAGCAGGATGGGGACAAACTGGAAATCAAGAGTTTAGTGCTGAAGCAGCTAGCGATATTTATGTTATTAAAGATACTGGCCAGCCATCAAGCCTTAATATAGGTAGTGCTGATTTGAAATGGGAATCGACCACCCAGTTGAACTTTGGTTTCGATTTTGGATTATTCGATAGCAAATTATCTGGTAGTTTAGATTATTTTAACAAAAAGACCAATGATTTATTATTCAGACTTCCTGTTGCACAGCCCGGTCCTGTAGGATCATTTAGCTGGTCTAATTTTGATGATGAAATTATCAACTCAGGTGTGGAGATTGGCCTAAATTATAAGGCCTTTGATAAAGAAGATTTTTCTTTGGAAATTGGAGGAAACATTTCTTTCTTAAAAAATGAGATAAATGGGAAAGAAGCATTTGCGAGATTTGGAACGTCTACGGGATCCGCAAGTGGTCAAGGCCTGTCTGGCGATAGTTTACAGTTATTATATGATGGACAGCCATTATATGCCTTCTATTTACCTGTTTTTGAAGGATTCGATTCTAGTGGCAATGCTGTGTATGCAGATACAAACGGTGATGGTGTTGTCAATACCGACTTTGACCAACCAGGAGGGGATAGTGACAGAGCTTTTGTAGGGGATCCAAATCCTGATATTAATGTTGGATTATATATTAGAGGTAATTATAAAAATTGGGATTTCACCGTTAATGGTTACGGGGCTTATGGTCATCAAATTTACAATAACACAGCAAACGCATTATTCAATGCCAATGCGCTTTATACTAGAGGTGAAAATGTAATAACCAGTGTTGTAGATAATGGTGAAGATCCAGGATCAAGCCTAAAAGTATCTACTCGCTTTTTGGAATCGGGTGACTTTTTTAGACTGTCGAATTTGAGCATAGGTTATTCATTCGATACCGAAAACTTAGGTAAGGTAGGTAACTATTTAAAAGGTATGCGCTTAGCTTTAACGGGTCAGAATTTATTCATCATTACACAGTATAGTGGGTTTGATCCAGAGGTAAATACAAACAAACAAGTAGATGGTGTACCTTCTTTTGGAATTGAATATTCTGGTTATCCAAGATCACGTTCATTATCATTAGGTTTAAATTTAAATTTCTAA